A single region of the Mycteria americana isolate JAX WOST 10 ecotype Jacksonville Zoo and Gardens chromosome 10, USCA_MyAme_1.0, whole genome shotgun sequence genome encodes:
- the ERCC6L gene encoding DNA excision repair protein ERCC-6-like: protein MSPGAARGRTGRLAFEAQGGSAGAMAAPEEEERYRRLVSGAKAAAGDGELEEALRLFRLAAAIRPSEKLRGRMQRVEEALAAVAAAEEEEEGFVDVCGSGLLIYGEMHGKLFQHQREGVAFLYRLHREGRPGGILADDMGLGKTVQVIAFLSGMFDAELIRHVLLIMPTTLVSSWLAEFARWTPGLRVKEFYGASKMERTRNLDRVQRKNGIIITSYQMLINNWKQLASSHEQEFVWDYIILDEAHKIKCPSNKTTKCVYAIPAKHRLLLTGTPVQNNLREMWSLFDFACQGALLGTAKTFRMEYENPITRAREKDATPGEKALGLKISENLMTIIKPYFLRRTKQDIKNNHADKPDAPLPEDPRENSAPVMPSLTRKNDFVVWVYLAPVQEEIYRNFLSLDHVKEVLMTTRSPLAELTVLKKLCDHPRLLSARACIQLGLEEQEYSEADHGSEAGMLSGTNKIDHISDETLIQESGKMLFLVGLLERLREEGHQTLVFSQSRKMLDIIEHVLSRRQFKIMRIDGTVTHLTEREKRINAFQSNKDYSVFLLTTQVGGVGITLTAASRVVIFDPSWNPATDAQAVDRAYRIGQKENVIIYRLITCGTVEEKIYRRQVFKDSLIRQTTGDKKNPFRYFSKQELRELFTLEDTRTSATQIQLQSLHATQRKTDLQLDEHIAYLHSLEMFGISDHDLIYTREMAHEEQVESEEAYQYIQRRVQKAHELVQLESQLRDQRMEGIRNACEEMWQRPPELASEPKKLSPGLNNINHFVSAPVADKHENDKVLDLTEDKEVEVLNVSSKITSLTIDDSDEEKLAQDVPSTDRELLNTSKTVKQSNVQESEQNLDSSIIPSSPGLHPPDKERQSLEQKQCSHVNSDSLTEAGNSLSEHPQHSSNESGMADDPRRFGDAEMSDQELDPHAALGTDKNDVPELALAAAEPSLSNVTPEIHAGLQKSHVLETSLEDMSVPSLQDQVDFNLVLEESEDGWQDASNRERSLEHPEKEGFQLKAESFYKSPTKTWLSENGNCGTPCHTAEEDPNNSLHGSEASEESIGTFLSGRKKHLRRIVSDSEDEDNSIIILEENQSEKRPSALNSPLHQFLEGISASTPKCDRSLAKAIFSPQLTNSGNRSTASRRSLINKVVDEVEDIVEIMGTTHEDDDDDSDEEQDDLVEEAEERSEESAEPEEEPAGETLDTAEESFHLDSMSSEQPEADETESSQEESTGDAELQSGEQIDYFTQESISEKEVGQSSSPAVGDYNTLVDSGKKLKDDGKLQEALNCFLQALDIKSGDPEVMLMTLNLYRQLAQK, encoded by the exons ATGtcccccggggcagcgcggggcaggaCGGGAAGGCTCGCGTTTGAAGCGCagggcggcagcgcgggcgccATGGCggccccggaggaggaggagcggtACCGGCg GCTGGTGAGCGGCGcgaaggcggcggcgggcgacggggagctggaggaggcgcTGCGGCTGTTCCGGCTGGCGGCCGCCATCCGCCCCAGCGAGAAGCTGCGGGGCCGCATGCAGCGGGTGGAGGAGGCGCTGgccgcggtggcggcggcggaggaggaggaggaaggcttcGTGGACGTGTGCGGCAGCGGCCTGCTGATCTACGGGGAGATGCACGGGAAGCTCTTCCAGCACCAGCGGGAAGGCGTTGCCTTCCTGTACCGCCTGCACCGGGAGGGCAGGCCCGGCGGCATTCTGGCAGATGACATGGGCCTGGGTAAGACCGTCCAGGTCATCGCCTTTCTCTCGGGCATGTTCGACGCCGAGCTCATCCGGCACGTCCTGCTCATCATGCCCACCACCCTGGTCAGCAGCTGGCTGGCGGAGTTTGCTCGCTGGACCCCCGGCCTGCGCGTCAAGGAGTTCTACGGCGCCAGCAAGATGGAGCGCACCAGGAACCTGGACAGGGTCCAGAGGAAGAACGGCATCATCATCACGAGCTACCAGATGCTCATTAACAACTGGAAGCAGCTTGCCAGCAGCCATGAGCAGGAGTTTGTCTGGGACTACATCATTCTCGATGAAGCGCATAAAATCAAGTGCCCGTCTAACAAAACGACCAAGTGTGTCTATGCGATTCCTGCAAAGCATCGCCTCCTCCTCACGGGCACCCCAGTGCAGAACAACCTGCGGGAAATGTGGTCCTTATTTGACTTTGCATGCCAAGGTGCTCTCTTGGGAACAGCCAAAACTTTTAGAATGGAATATGAGAATCCTATTACTAGGGCAAGGGAGAAGGATGCAACTCCAGGCGAGAAAGCACTGGGCCTAAAGATATCTGAGAATCTAATGACAATTATAAAGCCGTATTTCCTCAGAAGAACCAAACAAGATATCAAAAACAATCACGCTGACAAACCAGACGCTCCTCTTCCTGAGGATCCACGTGAGAACAGTGCTCCTGTCATGCCATCTCTCACTAGGAAAAATGACTTTGTTGTGTGGGTGTACTTGGCACCAGTGCAGGAAGAAATCTACAGGAACTTTCTCTCTCTGGATCATGTGAAAGAAGTGCTGATGACAACCCGATCCCCTTTGGCTGAGCTGACTGTCTTGAAGAAGCTGTGTGACCACCCCAGGCTTCTGTCTGCAAGAGCATGTATCCAGCTGGGCTTGGAAGAACAGGAGTACTCCGAGGCGGATCACGGGAGTGAAGCAGGTATGCTTTCAGGCACCAATAAAATAGATCATATCTCTGATGAGACTCTGATTCAGGAGTCTGGGAAAATGCTGTTCCTTGTAGGACTTCTAGAAAGACTGCGAGAGGAGGGACACCAAACCCTGGTGTTCTCGCAGTCGAGGAAGATGCTGGATATCATAGAGCATGTCTTGTCTCGCAGACAATTCAAGATCATGCGTATTGACGGAACGGTAACCCACCTAACAGAGCGGGAGAAGCGCATTAATGCCTTTCAGAGTAACAAGGACTACTCAGTCTTCCTGCTCACTACGCAAGTTGGTGGTGTTGGTATAACCTTAACAGCAGCCAGTCGAGTGGTGATCTTTGATCCCAGCTGGAACCCAGCTACAGATGCTCAGGCTGTAGACAGGGCTTATAGGATCGGGCAAAAAGAGAACGTCATAATTTATAGACTGATTACCTGCGGTACAGTGGAAGAGAAAATATACAGGCGACAAGTATTTAAGGATTCGTTAATAAGACAGACTACCGGTGACAAAAAGAACCCGTTTAGATATTTCTCCAAACAGGAACTGAGGGAGCTTTTCACATTGGAAGATACTCGAACATCTGCAACTCAGATCCAGCTGCAGTCTTTGCACGCCACACAAAGAAAGACTGACCTGCAGCTGGATGAACATATTGCTTATTTGCACTCTCTGGAAATGTTTGGCATTTCTGATCATGACTTGATATATACGAGGGAAATGGCTCATGAGGAGCAGGTTGAGAGTGAAGAAGCCTATCAGTACATCCAACGGAGGGTACAGAAAGCCCACGAGCTAGTTCAGTTAGAGTCTCAGCTTAGAGACCAGAGGATGGAGGGGATCAGAAATGCTTGTGAAGAGATGTGGCAAAGACCACCAGAATTGGCTTCCGAGCCAAAGAAGTTGTCTCCAGGGCTGAACAACATAAATCATTTTGTTTCAGCACCAGTAGCTGATAAACATGAAAATGACAAAGTTCTTGATCTTACAGAGGACAAGGAGGTCGAGGTTCTTAATGTCAGCTCCAAAATAACAAGTCTGACTATTGATGACTCGGATGAAGAGAAACTGGCACAAGATGTGCCTAGTACGGATAGAGAGCTGCTTAATACCAGCAAGACAGTGAAACAATCCAACGTACAAGAATCTGAGCAAAATCTTGACTCCAGCATTATACCATCATCACCTGGACTTCATCCACCTGATAAAGAGCGTCAGAGTCTTGAACAGAAACAGTGTTCCCATGTAAATTCGGATAGCTTGACTGAGGCAGGGAACAGCCTGTCCGAGCATCCTCAGCATTCCTCTAATGAGTCTGGTATGGCTGATGATCCCAGAAGGTTCGGAGATGCAGAAATGTCAGATCAGGAACTTGACCCACATGCTGCCTTGGGGACAGATAAGAATGACGTTCCTGAGCTAGCTTTGGCTGCCGCAGAGCCAAGTTTATCAAATGTTACACCAGAAATCCATGCTGGGCTCCAGAAGTCTCATGTGCTGGAAACCAGCTTGGAGGATATGTCTGTGCCTTCTCTCCAGGATCAAGTTGACTTCAATCTGGTCTTGGAAGAGTCTGAAGATGGATGGCAAGATGCCTCAAATAGGGAAAGATCACTGGAGCACCCAGAAAAGGAGGGCTTCCAACTAAAAGCAGAAAGTTTTTATAAATCTCCAACAAAAACTTGGCTAAGTGAGAATGGTAACTGTGGAACACCCTGTCACACAGCTGAAGAAGACCCAAATAATTCCCTGCATGGGAGTGAAGCATCAGAGGAAAGCATTGGTACCTTTCTTTCTGGTAGAAAGAAACACTTAAGAAGAATTGTTTCAGACAGTGAGGATGAAGACAATTCCATTATTATCTTGGAGGAAAACCAGTCTGAAAAAAGGCCCTCTGCCTTGAACAGCCCTCTGCATCAATTTCTGGAAGGAATTAGCGCATCCACTCCGAAATGTGACAGAAGTCTAGCAAAAGCCATCTTTTCTCCCCAACTAACTAACAGTGGTAACAGGTCTACTGCTTCCAGGCGATCTCTAATCAACAAGGTGGTAGATGAGGTTGAGGATATTGTAGAAATCATGGGAACCACtcatgaagatgatgatgatgacagtgATGAGGAGCAAGATGACCTTGTGGAGGAAGCTGAAGAGCGTAGTGAGGAATCTGCCGAGCCTGAAGAAGAACCTGCTGGAGAAACGCTTGACACAGCTGAAGAATCCTTCCATCTAGACAGTATGTCCTCTGAGCAGCCTGAAGCAGATGAGACGGAGTCATCTCAGGAGGAATCCACTGGTGATGCTGAGCTTCAGTCAGGTGAGCAGATAGACTACTTCACCCAGGAAAGCATCTCCGAAAAAGAGGTTGGCCAGAGTTCCTCTCCCGCCGTAGGCGATTACAATACCTTGGTAGACAGTGGGAAGAAACTTAAGGATGATGGAAAACTACAGGAGGCATTGAACTGTTTCCTGCAAGCTCTTGACATAAAAAGTGGAGATCCTGAAGTTATGCTTATGACGTTAAACTTGTACAGACAGCTAGCCcagaaatga
- the PIN4 gene encoding peptidyl-prolyl cis-trans isomerase NIMA-interacting 4 codes for MAPKAKGGGKAGKGGDGGGGEGKAQGPKGGGSAVKVRHILCEKHGKAMEAMEKLKAGQRFSEVASQYSEDKARQGGDLGWMTRGSMVGPFQEAAFALPVSSMDKPVYTDPPVKTKFGYHIIMVEGRK; via the exons ATGGCTCCCAAAGCGAAAGGCGGCGGCAAGGCGGGCAAGG gcggcgacggcggcggcggcgagggcaAAGCCCAGGGCCCGAAGGGAGGCGGCAGCGCCGTGAAG gtgCGGCACATCCTCTGCGAGAAGCACGGCAAAGCCATGGAGGCCATGGAGAAGCTGAAGGCCGGCCAGCGCTTCAGCGAGGTGGCCTCGCAGTACAGCGAGGACAAAGCCAGGCAAGGG GGAGACTTGGGCTGGATGACCAGAGGCTCCATGGTGGGACCTTTCCAGGAAGCAGCGTTCGCCTTGCCCGTGAGCAGCATGGACAAGCCAGTATATACAGACCCTCCTGTCAAAACAAAGTTTGGGTACCACATTATCATGGtggaaggcagaaaataa